The following proteins come from a genomic window of Gemmatimonas sp.:
- a CDS encoding MarR family transcriptional regulator, with translation MAPERSGVAEKAFCRIEFLDNLRFNSKRRSKMNASTDPRSAVCLSSTVFALRAAAAHVERALSRVLEPFGVTAAQFELLLVVDRLAASDAGCSELGRQLAAPGPDVTRMLDRLETALLVSRYRDEKDRRVVHAKLTDQGRALIAAAGPPVANAEQTLFAGLSENERRQLLQLLQGVHRNCSGNSGNSGNSGS, from the coding sequence ATGGCGCCCGAACGGTCAGGGGTAGCGGAGAAGGCATTTTGCCGTATTGAATTCCTTGACAATCTTCGTTTTAACAGTAAACGTAGAAGTAAGATGAATGCCTCAACCGATCCCCGGTCGGCGGTTTGCCTCAGCAGCACCGTTTTTGCCCTGCGCGCTGCGGCCGCTCATGTGGAACGCGCCCTGTCTCGGGTGCTCGAGCCCTTTGGCGTCACGGCCGCGCAGTTCGAGTTGCTGCTCGTCGTTGACCGGCTCGCCGCGTCCGACGCGGGATGCAGCGAGCTGGGGCGACAGCTCGCGGCACCGGGCCCCGATGTCACCAGAATGCTCGACAGGCTCGAGACTGCGCTGTTGGTGAGCCGATACCGCGATGAGAAAGATCGCCGTGTGGTGCACGCAAAGCTCACCGATCAGGGGCGCGCGCTCATCGCCGCGGCCGGTCCACCCGTCGCCAACGCGGAGCAGACGCTGTTCGCCGGGCTCAGCGAAAACGAGCGTCGACAGTTGCTGCAGCTGCTCCAGGGGGTACATCGCAATTGCTCCGGCAACTCCGGCAACTCCGGTAACTCCGGGAGCTGA
- a CDS encoding methyltransferase domain-containing protein, translating to MPSRDDQILRTWEANVRPWTQAVRAGDIASRVAVTNGAVLGAVRALAPRRLLDLGCGEGWICHTLAAEGVHCVGTDAIAGLIEAARAGHPVTGTPAHYEVVPYADVAVGALAARHAGAFDVIVCNFALFGAESVEALVTALPPLLAPEGHFVMQTLHPAAASTDAPYTDGWREGSWAGFSSDFRDPAPWYFRTIGSWVALLHRCGFQLTALREPVHPHTGAPASLLLVAEPRP from the coding sequence ATGCCCAGCCGCGACGACCAGATTCTCCGGACATGGGAGGCGAATGTGCGTCCATGGACCCAGGCCGTGCGCGCCGGGGACATTGCCAGCCGTGTGGCCGTGACCAACGGCGCGGTGCTGGGCGCGGTGCGGGCGCTTGCCCCGCGCCGGCTGCTCGACCTGGGCTGTGGCGAAGGGTGGATCTGCCACACCTTGGCGGCTGAGGGGGTCCATTGTGTGGGTACCGACGCCATTGCCGGGCTCATCGAGGCCGCGCGCGCCGGTCATCCGGTCACCGGCACGCCCGCCCACTACGAGGTGGTGCCGTACGCCGACGTGGCGGTCGGCGCGCTCGCCGCTCGCCACGCCGGCGCCTTCGATGTCATCGTGTGCAACTTTGCCCTGTTCGGCGCCGAGTCGGTGGAGGCGCTGGTGACCGCGCTGCCGCCGCTGCTGGCGCCTGAGGGCCACTTTGTCATGCAGACGCTCCATCCGGCCGCCGCCAGCACGGACGCGCCGTACACGGATGGCTGGCGCGAGGGGTCGTGGGCCGGCTTCAGCAGCGACTTTCGGGATCCGGCCCCCTGGTACTTCCGCACGATCGGCAGCTGGGTGGCGCTGCTTCATCGGTGTGGCTTTCAGCTGACCGCGCTGCGGGAACCTGTGCATCCGCACACCGGAGCGCCCGCGTCGCTGCTGCTGGTGGCCGAACCCCGCCCCTGA
- a CDS encoding TonB-dependent receptor — translation MLFRSVLGRLAVQGALLTIPVAGVPALLAAQAVAPTGTVRGRVTDGATGRPLADVQLLVTGTRIGAVTNASGDFTLVGAPTGPRTVVFRRIGYQPVTRAVTVTAGGTATLDVTLTVSAVNLSEIVVTGSAAPTEKRKVGTSIASLDSTMISRAQAVTVDQALQGKIAGAQISQNSGGPGGGGISVRLRGTNSFISGSDPLYIIDGVIVDNGSGQLADLGGRSNPQNRLADLNPQDIERVEVIRGAAAAALYGSRANNGVVQIFTKRGSIGKPRFSLNTRYGINELREQQPFNLYPFDVNGLPVSRFNYQDDIFRRSPSSEQNLTIEGGNDQTRYFISGNYADDQGILRSTSSQRTGARINLQQQLASNLVANVTSNFVTTNNQFQAFGEQNDYGIMGSLFFAPTNVNFRPVNGVYPLPPSLGTNPLLAIDRIRNPQTINRFIGSTKLTWTPRSNLLLDYTLGVDNSSFEQRQFVPRNAVLGTSPLATGRSQSVFQDTRVINQDGVGSYSWRLGDDFGMRTTAGFNYTSQRLRTTVATANGLAPVGELVSAGSVFAAGQTDIELRTLGFYAQQEVDWNNRLFFTGAVRYDASSTFAPSERWQAFPKLSLSYVALENRPGLVNSLRLRTALGWAGSQPGIVNAYSQYITFAQLPFAGRPGFVNDVTFGNPTLRNERAREAEVGAEAGFLNGKVGVEATYYDRQVNDLLFFRPLATSTGFSRQFAPIGSMSNKGVELLVRTVNVDRKNLKWESTVTYTRNRNLVESLNIQDFQSAGGYPNRIRVGEPAGVFYGSYAARDCVTGRLLVDSLGRYRRSNQAADMGATLAQRRAISNGTCNDSLNAVIGDPNPAWMGSLLNEFTIGRKLRVRVLLDGVFGNDVMNLSTRAQNAGIASNSKTFENELLPYGDPRKSAPGFNARTQGIFEYWVEDGSFVKLRELSATYAVEWAPLRRVFKEGVDLTLSGRNLAVWTKYSGYDPEINLFGTNAGGVGSGQTTAADRGFDFGGYPIPRTWSLSARFTY, via the coding sequence ATGCTCTTCCGATCGGTTCTGGGCCGCCTGGCTGTTCAAGGCGCCCTGTTGACCATACCCGTAGCCGGAGTACCGGCCCTTCTTGCTGCGCAGGCGGTCGCCCCCACGGGCACTGTGCGTGGCCGTGTGACCGACGGCGCGACCGGCCGCCCGCTGGCCGACGTGCAGTTGCTCGTGACCGGCACCCGCATAGGCGCCGTGACCAATGCCAGCGGTGACTTCACCCTTGTGGGGGCGCCCACCGGCCCGCGCACCGTGGTGTTCCGCCGGATCGGCTACCAGCCGGTGACGCGCGCCGTGACCGTGACCGCCGGCGGCACCGCGACGCTCGATGTCACGCTCACGGTGAGCGCCGTCAACCTGAGCGAAATCGTGGTGACCGGCTCCGCCGCACCGACCGAGAAGCGCAAGGTGGGTACGAGCATTGCCTCGCTCGACAGTACCATGATCAGCCGGGCGCAGGCGGTGACGGTGGACCAGGCGCTGCAGGGTAAGATCGCCGGCGCGCAGATCTCACAGAACTCAGGTGGCCCGGGTGGTGGCGGCATTTCGGTGCGCCTGCGCGGCACCAACTCCTTCATTTCTGGGTCCGACCCGCTGTACATCATCGACGGCGTGATCGTGGACAACGGCTCGGGACAGCTGGCCGACCTCGGTGGCCGCTCGAATCCGCAGAACCGCCTGGCCGATCTCAACCCGCAGGACATCGAGCGGGTGGAAGTGATTCGTGGCGCGGCGGCAGCGGCGCTGTACGGCTCGCGCGCCAACAACGGCGTGGTGCAGATCTTCACAAAGCGCGGCAGCATCGGCAAGCCGCGCTTCTCGCTCAACACCCGCTACGGGATCAACGAACTGCGCGAACAGCAGCCGTTCAACCTGTACCCGTTCGATGTGAACGGCCTGCCGGTGTCGCGCTTCAACTATCAGGACGACATCTTCCGCCGCTCGCCCAGCTCGGAGCAGAATCTCACGATCGAAGGCGGCAACGACCAGACCCGCTACTTCATCAGCGGCAACTACGCCGATGACCAGGGGATTCTGCGTTCCACCAGCTCGCAGCGCACGGGCGCGCGCATCAATCTCCAGCAGCAGCTGGCGAGCAACCTGGTGGCCAACGTCACGTCGAACTTCGTGACCACGAACAACCAGTTCCAGGCGTTCGGCGAACAGAACGACTACGGCATCATGGGGTCGCTCTTCTTTGCCCCCACGAACGTGAACTTCCGCCCGGTCAACGGCGTGTATCCGCTGCCGCCGTCGCTGGGCACCAACCCGCTGCTCGCTATCGATCGCATCCGCAATCCGCAGACGATCAACCGCTTCATCGGCAGCACGAAGCTCACCTGGACGCCGCGCAGCAACCTGCTGCTCGATTACACGCTGGGCGTGGACAACTCGAGTTTCGAGCAGCGCCAGTTCGTGCCGCGCAACGCGGTGCTGGGCACGAGCCCGTTGGCGACCGGCCGGTCGCAGTCGGTGTTCCAGGATACGCGCGTCATCAACCAGGACGGTGTGGGCTCGTACTCGTGGCGTCTGGGCGACGACTTCGGCATGCGCACCACGGCTGGCTTCAACTACACCTCGCAGCGGCTGCGCACCACCGTGGCCACGGCCAACGGCCTCGCCCCGGTGGGTGAGCTGGTGAGCGCCGGCTCGGTGTTCGCCGCCGGCCAGACGGACATCGAGCTGCGCACCCTCGGGTTCTATGCGCAGCAGGAAGTGGATTGGAACAACCGCCTCTTCTTCACGGGTGCGGTGCGCTACGACGCCTCCAGCACCTTTGCCCCCAGTGAGCGCTGGCAGGCGTTCCCCAAGCTGTCGTTGTCCTACGTGGCGTTGGAGAATCGCCCCGGTCTCGTGAACAGCCTGCGCCTGCGCACGGCCCTCGGCTGGGCGGGGTCGCAGCCGGGCATCGTGAACGCCTACTCGCAGTACATCACGTTTGCGCAGCTCCCCTTCGCCGGACGTCCGGGCTTCGTGAACGACGTGACCTTCGGCAACCCCACGCTGCGCAACGAGCGCGCGCGCGAGGCCGAAGTGGGCGCCGAGGCCGGATTCCTGAACGGCAAGGTGGGCGTGGAAGCCACCTACTACGACCGGCAGGTGAACGACCTGCTCTTCTTCCGTCCGCTGGCCACCAGCACCGGGTTCTCGCGCCAGTTCGCGCCCATCGGCTCGATGAGCAACAAGGGCGTGGAGCTGCTGGTGCGCACGGTGAATGTGGACCGCAAGAACCTCAAGTGGGAATCGACGGTCACCTACACGCGCAACCGCAATCTTGTGGAGAGCCTGAACATCCAGGACTTCCAGTCGGCCGGCGGGTATCCCAACCGCATCCGTGTGGGTGAGCCGGCCGGTGTGTTCTATGGGTCGTACGCGGCGCGCGACTGCGTGACGGGCAGGCTGCTGGTGGACTCGCTCGGGCGCTACCGGCGCAGCAACCAGGCGGCCGACATGGGCGCCACGCTCGCGCAGCGCCGCGCAATCAGCAACGGGACCTGCAATGACTCGCTCAACGCCGTGATCGGCGATCCGAATCCGGCGTGGATGGGCTCGTTGCTCAACGAGTTCACGATCGGCCGCAAGCTGCGGGTGCGCGTGCTGCTGGACGGTGTGTTCGGCAACGACGTGATGAATCTCTCCACGCGCGCGCAGAACGCCGGCATTGCGAGCAACTCGAAGACGTTCGAGAACGAGCTGCTGCCGTACGGCGACCCGCGGAAGTCGGCGCCGGGGTTCAACGCCCGCACGCAGGGGATCTTCGAATACTGGGTGGAAGACGGCAGCTTCGTGAAGCTGCGCGAGCTCTCGGCCACCTACGCGGTGGAGTGGGCGCCGTTGCGCCGCGTCTTCAAGGAAGGGGTGGACCTCACGCTGTCCGGCCGCAACCTCGCGGTGTGGACGAAGTACAGCGGCTACGATCCCGAGATCAACCTGTTCGGTACGAATGCCGGCGGTGTGGGTAGCGGGCAGACGACGGCGGCCGACCGTGGTTTCGACTTCGGCGGGTATCCCATTCCGCGCACGTGGTCGCTCAGCGCCCGCTTCACCTACTGA
- a CDS encoding RagB/SusD family nutrient uptake outer membrane protein: MRMTSSRAVLSTALASLVLGACSLDLQNPNSPTEVQVTTSADGVIALATGLQGRFAASYGNFAYMAGLVTDEFASTSAALISISDAEQGAVAPGTGIADNVFNSVYRTVRTADDLLAGANALSSQFDPGTRSGLIALAQALKAEAIGEALQSYQRVPINTFGQTTPQYVTRAEALPYVRALLDSANAQITGTPPSAFFTGSILTPGVNLNGMIQLFRARYARMANDHGNAVTFANLVPRSGPTAFSLLQFPAPTVNFYANVTGGTNGIAPRRQWRTGMAAGDQRFTWFVAPSTTLSGRVGALLDNWNRYANAQAPLPVYFPDEALLIKAEGLALQGQPAAAQAALDSVRTDCTGGRGLDDPKACLTPLTGSLTQAQLLDEIYVQRRYELFGTGLRWEDARRRNAVRGPVAAPSVPLDGQRCWLPYAIGDRNANPNVPADPTEPTSFPTGCQP, encoded by the coding sequence ATGCGCATGACATCTTCGCGCGCGGTGCTCTCCACCGCGCTTGCTTCCCTGGTGCTGGGTGCCTGCAGCCTCGACCTGCAGAACCCGAACTCCCCCACGGAAGTGCAGGTCACCACGAGCGCCGACGGCGTGATCGCACTCGCGACAGGGCTGCAGGGGCGCTTCGCCGCCTCGTACGGCAACTTCGCGTACATGGCCGGTCTTGTGACCGACGAGTTTGCCTCCACCAGCGCCGCGCTCATATCCATCAGCGATGCCGAACAGGGCGCCGTGGCACCCGGTACCGGCATTGCCGACAACGTGTTCAACTCGGTGTATCGCACCGTGCGTACCGCCGACGACCTGCTGGCAGGCGCCAACGCGCTGTCGTCGCAGTTCGACCCGGGTACGCGCAGCGGTCTGATCGCGCTGGCGCAGGCGCTCAAGGCAGAAGCCATTGGCGAGGCGCTGCAGAGCTACCAGCGCGTGCCGATCAACACGTTCGGCCAGACGACGCCGCAGTACGTGACGCGCGCGGAGGCGCTGCCCTACGTGCGGGCGCTGCTCGACTCGGCGAACGCGCAGATCACGGGCACCCCGCCGAGTGCGTTCTTCACCGGCAGCATCCTCACCCCGGGGGTGAACCTCAACGGCATGATCCAGCTGTTCCGCGCGCGGTATGCGCGGATGGCGAACGATCATGGCAATGCGGTGACGTTCGCCAACCTCGTGCCGCGCAGTGGGCCGACGGCATTCTCGCTGCTGCAGTTCCCGGCTCCCACGGTGAACTTCTACGCGAATGTCACCGGTGGAACGAACGGCATTGCGCCGCGCCGGCAGTGGCGGACCGGGATGGCGGCGGGCGATCAGCGCTTCACGTGGTTCGTGGCGCCGTCCACCACGCTCTCCGGGCGTGTCGGCGCGCTGCTGGACAACTGGAACCGCTATGCCAATGCGCAGGCGCCGTTGCCGGTGTACTTCCCCGACGAGGCGTTGCTGATCAAGGCCGAAGGGCTGGCGCTGCAGGGGCAGCCTGCGGCGGCGCAGGCGGCGCTCGACTCGGTGCGCACCGACTGCACCGGCGGCCGCGGGTTGGATGATCCCAAGGCGTGCCTGACTCCGCTCACGGGCTCGCTCACGCAGGCGCAACTGCTCGACGAGATCTACGTGCAGCGTCGCTACGAGCTGTTCGGAACCGGGCTGCGCTGGGAAGACGCCCGCCGTCGCAACGCGGTGCGCGGTCCGGTCGCGGCGCCGAGCGTGCCGCTGGACGGTCAGCGGTGCTGGCTGCCGTACGCCATCGGCGATCGCAATGCCAACCCGAATGTGCCAGCCGACCCGACGGAGCCGACGTCGTTCCCCACCGGCTGCCAGCCGTGA
- a CDS encoding DUF4397 domain-containing protein, protein MMKSFRPVLMTAMVSLTAALAACGTTDAADPLAPTGPTGRVRFVNVITDTTRGRVNAILENVPFGVNLTYTQSTPITLAAPNTGNYSPILAGSRTLVLRRTADTNTVVSTIGFTVTGGQDQTIYATGGAGASAIGSYITTDDNALSATQARVRVVHLSPTAGAVDVFVTAPGADLAAATPTLTNVTVRSASAYLAVNAGTYQVRVVPAGTPPAGRAAAVAINVASLALAANTVRTIVAADNNVGGAPLRAFVLLDR, encoded by the coding sequence ATGATGAAGTCTTTCCGTCCCGTGCTGATGACGGCGATGGTGTCCCTGACCGCGGCGCTGGCTGCCTGCGGCACCACCGACGCCGCCGACCCGCTGGCCCCCACCGGACCCACGGGGCGCGTGCGCTTCGTGAACGTGATCACCGATACCACGCGCGGGCGGGTGAACGCGATTCTGGAGAATGTCCCGTTCGGGGTGAACCTGACTTACACCCAGAGCACGCCCATTACGCTCGCGGCGCCCAACACGGGTAACTACTCGCCCATTCTCGCGGGGAGTCGCACGCTCGTGCTGCGGCGTACGGCCGACACCAATACCGTGGTGTCCACGATCGGCTTCACGGTAACCGGCGGACAGGATCAGACGATCTATGCCACCGGCGGCGCCGGCGCGTCGGCCATCGGCAGCTACATCACCACCGATGACAACGCCCTGTCGGCCACGCAGGCGCGGGTGCGTGTGGTGCACCTGAGCCCCACCGCGGGCGCCGTGGATGTGTTCGTCACCGCGCCGGGTGCCGACCTGGCGGCCGCCACGCCCACACTCACCAACGTGACGGTGCGGAGTGCGTCAGCGTACCTCGCCGTCAACGCCGGCACCTACCAGGTGCGCGTGGTGCCGGCGGGCACGCCGCCGGCGGGTCGTGCTGCCGCCGTGGCCATCAACGTGGCGTCGCTCGCGCTGGCGGCCAACACGGTGCGTACGATCGTGGCGGCCGACAACAACGTGGGCGGGGCGCCGCTGCGCGCGTTCGTGCTGCTCGATCGCTGA